ATGCCTGATATTGACAATATCATGCTCAGCAGGTACCAGAACGGCTCTGATCCGGGAAAAGGTGAAGGCTTTGATGCGGAATATAAAAAGGAGCAGGAGAGACAGGTAAATATAGAGGATCTGCTTCGTGAGGGTCAGGATATTATGGTGCAGATCGCCAAAGAACCCCTTGGCACAAAGGGGGCAAGGCTTACATCATACATTTCACTTCCCGGAAGACACCTTGTCCTGCTGCCAACAGTAAACCATATCGGCATATCAAGGCGCATAGAAGACCAGGAAGAGAGGGAGAGGCTTAAAAATCTGGTGAGGGATATCAGGACTGATGAATCAGGTTTTATTGTGCGTACTGTAAGTGAAGGCACTGATGCAGGCAAACTGAAGTCAGAAATGGATTTTATGCTGAAGCTGTGGAAGGATATCAAAAACCGCATGGTAAATTCCACTACACCAGGTCTTTTATACATGGATCTCTCAGTCACGCTCAGGGCTGTCAGGGATCTTTTTACCAGAGAGGTGGATAGATTAATAATTGATGACAGTAATGAGTACGAAAAGATAATGGAGTTTATTGATAAATTTGCACCTGCATTAAAAAACTCCATAGAATTCTACAGCGGTGATGATCCTATCTTTGATGTCTACGGCATAGAAATGGAGATATCAAGGGCCCTGGATAATGTAATATGGCTCAAATCCGGAGGCTATATAATAATAGAGATGACAGAGGCGCTCACATCCATTGATGTGAATACCGGGAGTTATGTGGGGAAGCGAAACCTTGAGGAGACCATACTCAAGACAAATCTTGAGGCGGTTAAGGAGCTTGCATACCAGCTGAGGCTGCGCAATATTGGCGGCCTCATAGTTATCGATTTTATAGATATGGAAAAGATTGAAAACCGGCAGAGGGTATTCACCGCCCTTACAGAGGCATTAAGTAAAGACAAGGCAAAGACCAATGTTTTACCCATGAGTGAACTTGGCCTTATAGAGATGACAAGAAAAAGGACAAGGGAAAACCTGGGGCGCTTTCTGACTGAGCGTTGTCAATATTGTGAGGGGAGGGGAGTAATAAAATCTAAAAAGACCATCTCATATGAGATATTCAGGGACCTTGAGAGAGAGCCCCCGCCTGTATCGGAGACTGATGATAAGGTCTATGTGGAGGTCAATCCTGAAATAGAGAACGTGATCAAGGAAGATGAACAGCAGTCCATAATGCTTCTTGAGAAAAAGATAAAGAGAAGGATAATCATTTTATCCCGGAATGATTTTCATATGGAGCAATATACTATCAGCACTTAAAAAAATTGATTTAAGCTGTCAGCTATATTTTTATTAAACCACTAAACACACTAAAAACACGAAAGTAATAAAATCTTTTTTATTTTTGTGTATTTCGCCTATTTCGTGGTTACTGAAATTTTTCTCCTTTGATCTTTCCCTGTCCGGGCGTAGCTAGTCCCCACTAGATAAAAAATCACGAAATTCATATGCCCGGTATGAACAAGGCAGACCAGTTCGGAGTGTTGAAAAACTCAATGAATTACTGCATGATGTTTGTCTTGAAACTGATATAGTAGAATCAAGATAAAAGAATCAGCAGGCAGTCAGCAGCATATAGCCGATAGAAAACCTTCCACTTTCCGGTATAAAGCAGAGAAGAGTATCACCTTTCCGTATTTTATCTGAATGGAATAATTCTTCCAGAATGATATAGATTGATGCTGCGCCTGTGTTACCCTTGTATTCCAGATTCGTAAACCATCGTGATTCAGATATGCCAAAACCTATTTCATTCATCCGGTCAAAAAGAGGCTTGCGGAAATAATTGGATGAGTAGTGGGGCAGGAACCATGAAATTTTATCGGGGTCCAGGGAATATTTATTTACAACATGTTTCATGGCCCGGTTTACTGAAACAGTTACTATGTTCTCATTTAACAGCTTCACATCCTGCTTTATATTGAAGACGCCCATATTAACGGCTTCATGGAGTGATGAAAATTCCCGCCACCCTTTTGTGCTATTATCATTAGAGGAGCAGGCCCCTGCATACATGCATGTATTGAATTCATTGGCATAGGAAAGTATTTCTATCCATTCTATTTTCAGTGACAGGCCTTCTTTACGAGGACTGCCAGATAAAAATACCGCACCGGCACCATCTGATAACATCCACCTTAAAAAATCCTCTTCAAAGGACAGTACAGGCCTCCTGTTAATTTCATCTATTTTTTGAGGATCTATGGATTGCCCCATTTGTGATTTAATATAGGATGAGGCTGTTTCTGAACCTGTAGCAACTGCATTCTTGGAAAATCCCATGGCAACATTCATGCAGGCAATTTTAAATGCGGTTACTCCCGATAGACATATGCCCGAGGTGGTAACCACCTCACAGGGACCAATACCGAGCTCACCCTGTACCATTAAACCGTGTCCTGGCATTATCTGATCAGGGGTAGAGGTACCGCAGCATAAATGCTGGATTTCATTAAGTGAGAAACCGCTGTAAGGATTCAAACGGCGTACCGCCTCTGCGGTGAGTTGGGCATTTGTATGGCTTTGTTTTCCTGAATCAAGATTGATAGCATAGTATCGGGTTTTTATATTATTATTCCTTAATACAAGTTTTCGTGTCCTTGAGGGGATATTGTTTATCATTCCCAGAACAGCCTCCATTTCATTATTGGAAACCGGATTGTTCGGAAGGAATGCTGAGATATCGTTTATATATACATCCATATTCTGTTTCCCTATATTACTGGCGCCTTATGACCGGTTGAAATAAGTTCTGAAAACTTTTCGTAAAAGATATGCTCCTCGAGCCTTGTTGGAATTACCGCATTTGTCAATGTATAATAGTCAAGATCATCATTAACTATTTTACCTTTAAGCTTATTGTATAGAGGGGTTCCGGGGATCGGTGTAAGTATTGTAAACATGGGCAGATCAATTTGATTATCATTCACGAAACGGCTGAGCATATCAAATTCGCCTTCATTATAATCAGGGTCAACAATGAAATCACCAATTATTGATATCCCCAACCCCTTTAATATACTGATAGCCTCTATATTTTTTGATAAGTCGCTTTTTTTACCCATTGCTGAAAGGCGTGAGTCATTGATCTCTTCAAAGCCGACAATCACCGCCCGTAACCCTGCTTTTTCCCAGGCTTGAATCATCTCAGGATCCCTGACAATTGTATCAGCCCTTACATCTGCAAGGAACTTTTTTCTGATACCCTGTTCAATTAATTTTTGGCAAATAAGTTTTGAATGTTCCGGGTTGCCGAAGGTGTTGGCATCCACAAGCCTTATAAAGGGGATATCGCCCATTAATCCAATATCTCTCATTACACTGTCTACTGTATGGGTAATATATTTTCCACCGGTCTGGCCTTTTATGGAGCAAAAGGAGCATCCATGGGGACAGCCATAGGCAGTGACTACAAAACCCATCTGAATCCCAAGCTTGGGTAGATAGTAGCTATTACGGTAGTCCTTTACCAAATCATATCGGGGAGGCATCTCTTCCAGAAGATCGGCTTTACTATATTTGCGGAAGATATATTCCATGGGCCTGCCCGGTCGTGTTTTAATAACCCCGGGAATTTGTGTAGTGTCTCTCCTCATTTCAACATTTGATACGAGTTCGAGCAGACTGCCTTTTCCAAGGCCTAAGACTATATAATCAATATCAGGCAGGTTAAAAAATTCAGGGCAATTGCTGGCATGGATACCGCCTACAACGACCAGTGCGTTAACACTCCTCTTAATGGTCGTGGCAATACTTACCATTGTATTGGCCTCACATGTCATACCTGTTATACATAGTATATCAGGAGAGAAATCCTGGGCGATCTCTGCTAGATCATTTTTTTCGGTTTTAAGATCGACAATTTTTACATCATGATCGACCAGCGCTCCTGCAAGCACCTCAAGAGACAGCGGCTCTCCTCGGAGTATCTGCTTCAGTGAGTCGATGCCATATCTTTCTTCTGGAATACTCTTGCCGCAGTTTGGTGGATTTACAAGAAGTACTTTCATGTCAGAACTATCTATCCTGAGTTTCACTTCTGACAAAGTCAGCCAGGGTTTTTAATGATTTCAGTATGCGCCTGGCCAGCCTTTGATTATCAATCCGGACAGTATACTGAGACTGGATAGCAACAACAATTTCTACAGAATCAAGTGAATCCAGCATTAAAGGAGAATCTGGTCCAATCAAGGGATCATCAGGCTTTATCTCTTTTTCTGGAATGTCTTCTACATTACAAACCTCTATGATTAAATCCAGTATTTCCTTCTCTAAAGAACCTGCTTCCATATTTTTTGCCGGACAATCCTGATCTCAGATTAAAAACATTATTTCTTTTTTTCGCGAATAACTGCCCACAAGGCTATACCCATAGCAACTGAACCGAAAAGAATAAGATATAATGACTGCAGAAAAACCGCCCGGATACCTCCTCCCCTGACAAATATTTCAAAAAAGGCATCCAATCCCCATGAAAAAGGAGACAGGCTGCTAATTTTCTGCATTAATTCCGGCATAACGTAAACCGGAAACATTACACCGCCAACTGCTGCCCCAATAACAACCGATACTGATCCGAACATCGATCCCTGTTCATATGTTTTTGCGACAGCCCCAACCATTAGTCCGAAACCTGTTGCTGCAAAAGAAACGCTTAATACAACCATCAGCAATGCGGTTGGCGCAGATCCAAGTTCCAACGGCGGAAGCCCCTGCAGGGGCAGCAATGTCATCCCCACCAGAAACATCAATACACATTGAATTATACAGACTGTTATATATGCTAAAATTTTACCTGTAAGTAAAGTTAAAAAAGAAACCGGCATTGTAAATAGTCTGGTTAAAGTCCCCTCCTGTCTTTCACGAATCAAGTTGCCGGACAGGGGAACAACAATAAAAAACATTCCAAACAGGGTCCATGCAGGGATATTGTGCTGTACTTCATTTGGTATCTTCCTGGATTTTCCTGTAACGGCCACCTTGAAATCTACTTTAAGGATACTTTCTCTTTTAAAATCTTCTGAAAAATTCGCAATTACGTCATTTAGAGGAGTGCCTCTTTGCAGCCTGTTATCATATAAAGTCATTTGAGGGGTTTTAGATAAAACATCAAGCAGATTTGTATATCCTTCTTTGGTTTCTATAGCAAAGATTGCGCCTTTTACAGACTGTTCAACAGCTGAACGCCATGCTCCCTGAACAACAGGGTCATAATACAGTTCCAGACCAGGCTGACCCTCATTTAATTCAGTCTGATTTACTGTTAACCCTCCTTTCGTAAAATGTGTTTCTGTGTTTATTCCTGTATCTTTAAATTTCTTACTGATCCCCGCTGGAATAAACAGGCAGAACTGGTATTCACCTTTCGCAACTTTATCAAATGCCTCCTGTTTATCGGGGGCATGGCCGTCAATTTTACTGATCATCTCAATAGTTGGGATTTTAGAAAAAAATATCATGATCTGCTCTGACACAAACCCTTTGTCATGATCCACAAGAAGCATCCTAACCTGGGGGCTGTTAAGGGTTATCATGACATTGTGCTGAACTGAGGTAATAGCAAGCAGCAATATGGCAGGCATAATAAACAGTACAGCAAGGCCTGCACGGTCACGCCATAAAAGTAGAATTTCTTTATATATAATAGCAAGCAGTCTGTTCATAAATAATATTATTCTCTTATTTGTTTACCTGTAATCGACAAAAAGAGATCCTCCAGGTTTTTACATTCCGGATTTTCCGCTATCAGCCTGCCGGGAGGTCCTTCCGCTATACATTCCCCGTTGTCTATAATGATGATTCGGTCACATAGCTGTTCAGCATCTTCCATATAGTGGGTCGTATAAATCATAGTCATGCCATTTTCCTTCAGCCGTTTCAGCTTTTCAAAAATAAGTTTTCTTGTCTGCGTATCAACACCAACAGTTGGCTCATCCAGTAAAAGTACCTGTGGTGAATTCATAAGCGCAGTGGCAATATTAATCCGGCGTTTCATACCGGATGATATGTGCTTGACAAGCGAATCGCCTCTATTTACCAGGTCAACTGCCTCAAGGCATTCTGCAAGCCTGTTTCTAAGCATTTTGCCCCATAAACCACACAGACGGCCGAAAAAAATAAGATTCTCTTTAATTGTAAATGTTGGATATAATGCAATTTCCTGAGGTACAAAACCTATTACCCTGCGTACAAATTTGGCATGGGTGGACACATCTATTCCGCATAAATGTACTTTACTGGTTTGAGGC
This genomic stretch from Desulfatiglans sp. harbors:
- a CDS encoding Rne/Rng family ribonuclease encodes the protein MASELIINSRLHETRVALVENSDVAELYIERKTGQELIGNIYRGRVVRVLPGMQAAFVDIGQERTAFLYVTDVHRDMPDIDNIMLSRYQNGSDPGKGEGFDAEYKKEQERQVNIEDLLREGQDIMVQIAKEPLGTKGARLTSYISLPGRHLVLLPTVNHIGISRRIEDQEERERLKNLVRDIRTDESGFIVRTVSEGTDAGKLKSEMDFMLKLWKDIKNRMVNSTTPGLLYMDLSVTLRAVRDLFTREVDRLIIDDSNEYEKIMEFIDKFAPALKNSIEFYSGDDPIFDVYGIEMEISRALDNVIWLKSGGYIIIEMTEALTSIDVNTGSYVGKRNLEETILKTNLEAVKELAYQLRLRNIGGLIVIDFIDMEKIENRQRVFTALTEALSKDKAKTNVLPMSELGLIEMTRKRTRENLGRFLTERCQYCEGRGVIKSKKTISYEIFRDLEREPPPVSETDDKVYVEVNPEIENVIKEDEQQSIMLLEKKIKRRIIILSRNDFHMEQYTIST
- a CDS encoding beta-ketoacyl-ACP synthase III; its protein translation is MDVYINDISAFLPNNPVSNNEMEAVLGMINNIPSRTRKLVLRNNNIKTRYYAINLDSGKQSHTNAQLTAEAVRRLNPYSGFSLNEIQHLCCGTSTPDQIMPGHGLMVQGELGIGPCEVVTTSGICLSGVTAFKIACMNVAMGFSKNAVATGSETASSYIKSQMGQSIDPQKIDEINRRPVLSFEEDFLRWMLSDGAGAVFLSGSPRKEGLSLKIEWIEILSYANEFNTCMYAGACSSNDNSTKGWREFSSLHEAVNMGVFNIKQDVKLLNENIVTVSVNRAMKHVVNKYSLDPDKISWFLPHYSSNYFRKPLFDRMNEIGFGISESRWFTNLEYKGNTGAASIYIILEELFHSDKIRKGDTLLCFIPESGRFSIGYMLLTAC
- a CDS encoding radical SAM protein, producing MKVLLVNPPNCGKSIPEERYGIDSLKQILRGEPLSLEVLAGALVDHDVKIVDLKTEKNDLAEIAQDFSPDILCITGMTCEANTMVSIATTIKRSVNALVVVGGIHASNCPEFFNLPDIDYIVLGLGKGSLLELVSNVEMRRDTTQIPGVIKTRPGRPMEYIFRKYSKADLLEEMPPRYDLVKDYRNSYYLPKLGIQMGFVVTAYGCPHGCSFCSIKGQTGGKYITHTVDSVMRDIGLMGDIPFIRLVDANTFGNPEHSKLICQKLIEQGIRKKFLADVRADTIVRDPEMIQAWEKAGLRAVIVGFEEINDSRLSAMGKKSDLSKNIEAISILKGLGISIIGDFIVDPDYNEGEFDMLSRFVNDNQIDLPMFTILTPIPGTPLYNKLKGKIVNDDLDYYTLTNAVIPTRLEEHIFYEKFSELISTGHKAPVI
- a CDS encoding acyl carrier protein, with translation MEAGSLEKEILDLIIEVCNVEDIPEKEIKPDDPLIGPDSPLMLDSLDSVEIVVAIQSQYTVRIDNQRLARRILKSLKTLADFVRSETQDR
- a CDS encoding ABC transporter permease, which gives rise to MNRLLAIIYKEILLLWRDRAGLAVLFIMPAILLLAITSVQHNVMITLNSPQVRMLLVDHDKGFVSEQIMIFFSKIPTIEMISKIDGHAPDKQEAFDKVAKGEYQFCLFIPAGISKKFKDTGINTETHFTKGGLTVNQTELNEGQPGLELYYDPVVQGAWRSAVEQSVKGAIFAIETKEGYTNLLDVLSKTPQMTLYDNRLQRGTPLNDVIANFSEDFKRESILKVDFKVAVTGKSRKIPNEVQHNIPAWTLFGMFFIVVPLSGNLIRERQEGTLTRLFTMPVSFLTLLTGKILAYITVCIIQCVLMFLVGMTLLPLQGLPPLELGSAPTALLMVVLSVSFAATGFGLMVGAVAKTYEQGSMFGSVSVVIGAAVGGVMFPVYVMPELMQKISSLSPFSWGLDAFFEIFVRGGGIRAVFLQSLYLILFGSVAMGIALWAVIREKKK
- a CDS encoding ABC transporter ATP-binding protein is translated as MKPVLSQDIQHGQPVIEVNNLLYTYPGSSVPALKGISFNVEKGEVFGLLGPNGAGKTTTLSILSTLIQPQTSKVHLCGIDVSTHAKFVRRVIGFVPQEIALYPTFTIKENLIFFGRLCGLWGKMLRNRLAECLEAVDLVNRGDSLVKHISSGMKRRINIATALMNSPQVLLLDEPTVGVDTQTRKLIFEKLKRLKENGMTMIYTTHYMEDAEQLCDRIIIIDNGECIAEGPPGRLIAENPECKNLEDLFLSITGKQIRE